The Lycium ferocissimum isolate CSIRO_LF1 chromosome 10, AGI_CSIRO_Lferr_CH_V1, whole genome shotgun sequence genome window below encodes:
- the LOC132033669 gene encoding E3 ubiquitin-protein ligase ATL15-like: MKKIIELKHGFCRIFFCFSIVMACATAQTETLPPPPPEPQIKINPPMAIVLVTLISVFFAMGIISVYVRQCAERHLANDLGDENTRRANQARGLNPVVISSFPMFLYSDVKDLKIGKSVLECAVCLNEFEDNETLRLLPKCSHVFHPNCIDTWLMSHITCPVCRANLIPKPGDFEIFTVPGQSPDPEYGDPVHEVNDSVIDINIIASPDNDNNNISTAIPQVGSGEGGVYVVFDRPSAQDIIASPEVINIAQTSLHNRPPRTNSEQQKITGKFPRSHSTGHSPIQPGEDCERFTLRLPEEVRNKLISNSLFTMERSMLKRYRSSSVGTGSARINHENYERFNEEGRVDRWGFKPVPPFFSRGGSSRSSKDGNGAGDDKTAVPKNLFKSVKLPFDRLFEKEKDSTGERSFNKLRSGSSSS, encoded by the coding sequence ATGAAGAAAATAATCGAGCTCAAGCATGGGTTCTGCAGAATTTTCTTCTGTTTTAGTATTGTCATGGCGTGTGCCACAGCACAAACAGAAACACTACCGCCACCACCACCAGAGCCACAAATAAAAATCAACCCACCTATGGCTATAGTTCTAGTTACCCTTATTAGTGTCTTCTTTGCAATGGGCATAATTTCAGTTTACGTTCGTCAATGCGCTGAGCGCCACTTGGCCAACGACTTAGGAGACGAAAATACTCGACGCGCCAATCAAGCGCGTGGTTTAAACCCAGTTGTAATATCCTCTTTCCCTATGTTCCTTTACTCTGATGTGAAGGATCTCAAAATAGGTAAATCAGTACTAGAATGTGCTGTTTGCTTAAACGAATTCGAAGATAATGAAACTCTTCGACTTCTTCCTAAATGCTCTCATGTTTTTCACCCAAATTGCATTGACACGTGGCTAATGTCCCACATCACTTGTCCTGTTTGTCGTGCTAATTTAATCCCAAAACCCGGTGATTTTGAAATATTTACCGTTCCGGGTCAGTCACCCGACCCGGAATATGGTGACCCGGTCCATGAAGTAAATGACTCAGTCATAGATATCAACATTATTGCTTCACCtgacaacgacaacaacaacatttccACTGCaattccacaagtggggtctggagagggtgGAGTGTACGTTGTTTTTGATAGACCTTCGGCTCAAGACATTATTGCTTCACCtgaagtgataaatatagcacAAACATCTCTACATAATCGTCCACCAAGGACAAATTCGGAACAACAAAAAATTACAGGAAAATTTCCAAGGTCCCACTCGACCGGTCACTCACCGATTCAACCCGGAGAAGATTGCGAGCGGTTTACGTTACGATTGCCTGAGGAGGTTAGAAACAAATTGATTAGCAACTCGTTGTTTACAATGGAAAGAAGTATGTTAAAACGGTATAGAAGTAGTAGTGTGGGAACCGGTTCAGCACGAAttaatcatgaaaattatgagcGGTTTAATGAGGAAGGCCGGGTGGACCGGTGGGGGTTTAAACCGGTCCCACCTTTCTTTTCAAGGGGCGGTTCAAGCCGGTCTTCTAAGGATGGTAACGGAGCTGGAGATGATAAAACGGCGGTTCCAAAAAATTTGTTTAAGTCTGTTAAGTTGCCGTTTGATCGCttatttgagaaagaaaaagatagtACTGGTGAACGATCGTTTAATAAACTTAGGTCAGGTAGTTCAAGCAGTTGA